Genomic segment of Hydractinia symbiolongicarpus strain clone_291-10 chromosome 5, HSymV2.1, whole genome shotgun sequence:
CTCAAGAATTACTCGACAACGAACTCATGGAGTATGCTAAAAAGTTAGGCTACAGTGAAGGGCAAGTTAAATCAGCTATGAAAAAACTAGGCCCTGATACTGTGGACCAAAATGATTTACTACACGAACTTATAAAAGCCTCGAATTCTATACGAGATGGAAAACTTTGTGGGGAAAATGTAAAAACAGATTTGTCAAGTTTATATGAATCGATGACAAGTGAGGCAGGACCAGATAATAGTTTTCTTCGACATGTTGTTGTTGATGGTTCAAACGTAGCTATGAGGTATgtcattttattttgtgaaactAGCTTGATCAGTGCATAGTGGTTTTAGTTTTTGTTAATTAGAAAGGACTGGGAAGTTTAGCCTCATATTTTATCTGTATTTTAAAAGCTATGTGGTGTGAACCATCCCTATTGATGATGTCAAAACTTTTGTCAATTAACATCGGATGTTACCTAACaaactttagattttttgtattagaatgatttaattcattttccttttttttgctgttgtgcACAAAAAGATTAGAGAAAGATGCACAAAGTTTTTACTGTATTTAGAAGAAGTGACATTtcaatgttgttttttcatagatatattttttgaagtttGTATCATGCTTGTTAATTAAATTCCGCGACTGtgtagtttttattttataaacaaatagaacaaaaactagtcatttcaaaaatttctttgaaaagaAAACTGACACCAAACTATCACAAGCTGATTTACTTTCCTGGGGGAGTGTTGCTGcacataaattttgtttctaattttatatccagcttttttttatttaaatagttaagcatgaaattatttgtttctgtttttcaCTCACAGGACAACAAACACAAATTTGCAAGCATGGTCTAGACATGCATTCGAATTTATTTTGCCCTGTTTTTAGCATCTttgaaagttgaaacttttaaaagtgtttGCATCAGACatctttttataaaacaaactaaaaattttaagCACTGCTTAAGCCATCTCTATAATATATTCTATGTTATAATAACCATATTTAATTTGTCGAAAAAATTGGGTCATCCTAACCACACGCGAAATTTTCAAGCTACATAACaaatgtaatatatttttatcaacttaGCCGTTAACcgctaacacagtctagatcagattggaaaagGGTCATTAaaataccccgtccaacccatgctagcatggaaaacggacgttaagccgagaatgatgatgatgagctgTAAAAGTTGTATACGTCTTATTTGTTGAGTTTTCTGTATTACAGCAGAACGACAAAGCTTTTTAATAATATTAGTGAAGCTATTGCATTGTAGTTAtaactttaaggccaaataacttggaaataaGGTGGTGATGTCAGTTATTTTGTCACATTGTAGGTAACTAAGGACTACCAAAAACCAAAATTAGACCAATTTCCTAAGCTGGGTCTGTCCACCTGTTTCAGACTCGACAAGTtgaagacgtcatcaaaaaacttaaATAGAAATATCTTAAGAAGGAACATCTCATTGTATACAATTTCTTAATCAATATTACAAGATTTATAACAGCAGAACAGGTAaagaaatttctgaaaaaattatcTTGAGTAATAACAGGttgttgctgacatcatcaaaattcctGTAACAGATCTTTTTCATTGTTCCTCTGCCTAAGAAAATTTTTCCACGGTTTTATCAACCAGTATACCATAAAGCTGAGAGTTTTCACCAAGAACACTTTAATGAAAACAGGCCTCAATTTCCTACTTTATTAATGTAAATGATGTAAAAATGTAACCATGATGCCTTCACCAACTTGCCCAATAAATGTTTTCAGTAATATTTCAGGGGAAGACCAGGACTAGTTTAGAAGATTTTGCAATgatcagaaaaaagaaaaacccgGCACCCTCTCCTTTTAGTGGCCTCGCTGTTACAGCATGACTTCATAATGCAGTGTCTTCAGCCTTAATAGGGGtcgatgatttttttaaaagtgtataTATAGGTAATTATTTTATCTGATATCAACAAAACCTTTCAAATTAAGACGTGATTTTTcagcaaaatgtcattttttgtgcCATCAAAATTtgttaactaaatttttttgtttcaaatgttatttttatccGCCCTATAAGGTTTTTACATGCAACGTATAGGTTATTGTAAGGGGTTAATTACGAGTCAAGTATTAAAAATAGAACATtgtaatttgaattttgttttcTACTCAGTCACTTTTGGCTAATTATGTTTTGGGTGTTTATActttttaatcaaaataaagTTATATTGAGTATATAATAATGCATAGTTCAAACACACAAGGGATaatctgaaaatattttgtatcttttttacTTGAATTCTactcaataaaaattaatagaatagcttttttttttctttctgtttactCAGTTCAtgcaaaaaaatcatatttgaaaatagaaaattattGTGAATCTCATAACAGCTAaaagactaaattttttttttctagttacTATCTGCCTACTTGCAGGGTGTAACCCAAGAATTCTGAACCATAGCCGTTTGGATCCCAATGGGGATTTGGTATGGTCCTCTGTAGTGAAAATTGAGCTTTGATGTCAAGTCAAGATAATAAAGCATTATATTCctgttgaattaaaaaaattaagtagaaATTCTAATTGATACTGTGTTTTAACAGACCTCTTAATTCTGACATGGCATTATAGTTTACATGGCATGTTGTTGCAATGATCCAAAAAATGTCGGTTTCTTTAAAACGGATTAAATTGCCAGCAAGAAGAATATTCTAATTTTTATTGGTTTAGCAATTTCTAAATTTGtcataatctatattataatacccgtatacgtctgtctgtcatgcaaaatggtatcttagctgcgcaagtagcgagatgcccgtgatgcggtataaaaaggacgggcgaacccgtggatttttccactggctaacgactagtaatacTAATACTCCCAAACAGAAATAATCCACTCACAGGTTTCCCAGCACTCATCTCAGATTGATGATTTATATTCTGAAGAGATAAATTTCTATCACTACGGCATTGAAAAGGTCTTATGTCACCCTATACTTTAGTCCCACTATAATATAGCCCCTCAGAAGTAAAATAAAGCAGATTTCCCAGCAGGTCTTGGGTTGTAACCACCCCCTCCCCCTtggctttttttttaaaaaaagcaccaGGTATCAGAATAAAAAGGTGAAACTGAATAATATTCAAAGTATTTTGTAGACGAAATCAGTAcgtattaaatttaatttggtAATATAGCTGTCTGTTTAAGGGGCTGCATTTTTAAGGGGACACTTAATGATTGCATTATTTTTCGTTTCTTCTTTCAGGTGGAatgtataaaatttaattttacaaaagTTATTATGTTTAGTGGAAATGGTTTCTAATATGTATCCATATggcaaaaaaaagtatttaccgCCTTGTTAAAAGTGTTTGTTGAaaagtaagaacaaaataagaacaaatatggctgtaaaaagtttaaaagaacaACAGCCAGCCTAAGGTTGGATTTTACTAGTTCTTAAGAAAACCCTGTATTtaatacagtttttaaaacaaaaccttGGTAAAAAATCGTGGAAAAACACTTTGTTGATACTATGTAAACTGAAAAAGCGAAATGGCTGTGTATTATGTAAAagtattttaacattttgtgatCTGAGCAATGTAATGCTGTATACTCCAAGACTTTGAGTCGTAATTCTTTGTTATTCTgttgctttttattttatgattatttttgttgttgttgtctctATAAAAAGTACAGTTTGAATTGTGTcataaagaaacacaaaattatatttttggaaaacataAATATTATTTAACAGTTTTCAACAAGTGAATGTttgaatattaaattttttatcctGGATCAAAAATGTTAAGATCTCCCGCTGTCGCTTGATTAGTTTAGGAACTTGAGATATTTTTGACTTATTATGAAATCATTTGAAGCATGGTGTGCGAGGGTTAGTGACTAATGGGCAGTGTTGTTGTAATAGTACTTAAAGTCATCTGTAGAGACAACGAACTTAAAAGTTGTATCTTTTCATAACTccattaattttgaaaatatttgttCTGTGGTTTTTAAGATACATTTAATGTGTTTTGTTAGTTCGTGGTTTTTCTCTTCTAATTTGATCATTTAATCTTGGTCAACATAGAAAATTAGGTGAAATTAGCTTGTTGAGGTCTAAGAACTTGCATTGGAAGTGTATATGGTATACTATTTTCATGTTTAAATAAGAAccaaaaaaagtacaaaaaagtcTCAACTCCTTTGCCATTTGAGATTTTGAAAGAACTTCACGTGGCAGCTAATCAGTATAAAACCTTATGAATGCCTATTTTTACTGcataaaaaaatgatgatgtTTATAATTCTTGCTTCTTTGATGTTTTAGTGACTAATTCTTCATCTATTTTTAATTAAACGCAATGTCAACATAAAAGAATGCATGGGAGGGGATCTAACACAAACAATTTCTCAAAAGTTCACTTATTATTTAGTAAAGGTGGAATTAATTGCTAATAGCATTGAATAacctaaaaactttaaattttaactaatgcatgaaaaagactttgtttaattaattttctaaACATTGTAAAGGTCTATACTAACTTTACTGCTTTATTTCTCAAGTGCTATAAATATGCGTTTGTGTTTTGTGGCAAATATCAGGGCCCAGCGTGGTTAGCGAGGCGAAAGGGCGACGCAAGCACATCTACATTTGCAGCGAgtaacgatttcatttttgaatctGTTATGCGGCCGTAAATGCTGTTGCTAAATCTAAAATTGATTCAGTGGTACTGTGTTTAGTGAATTGGTTGCTTTCGTTATTTAGTTTTTTAACATTTCAATGATGTTTCGTAAAGGAAATTATTCAAACCACTTTAATCATTCTAGAATGTGGCTGCTTCTCTTGATGTGATTAATTGATAAGTTTATTCCTATGTTTATTTTCTGTCAGTATGTCTGATATTGATGAGCCGTTTAACCAATTTATTTACTAATAGCTTCAAGAATTCTTATcttattatgttgttttttttttaataaaaacacgtATTCCTCTCTGATGAAAATTATGGAGTACGAATTAAAGTTATTAGATGAAAAATGCGAACAATGTTATTTACTGTACAGTAGGACTTTGTGAATAATCACAATGCTTTGTCTCACTTTCGTAAATAAACAATTCgttgaaaaatggaaaatagTTGTGGGTTTCCCTTCCTTTTTTGAGAGATTtgctttttaaaagctacatcactacaatttttttatacatgtTTTAGTTGGAAACGGGTATGCTGATGATGATGCAAATATTGAATTTAATATAAATTGTAATGTTTGTACTTGCTTGTCAGACACTCACAAATTCTATCAGCACTAACTAACTCAGTATTTAATATTTGACAATTTTATCCATTCGTTTATTTGAGGCCACATAAAAACGTTTAGCAGTGAACTATAACATTATTAGAAACCAAGACTACGAGGTGctaagttttttataagaaaaaaaaacgtgtaatttGACATGTAAAGATTCGCTTAAAATTTCCGCTCATTGAAGTTTGTATAGTCTCATcaatatatagtttttatttttatccgaTTTCGGTTGGAATGAATAAAGTATTgttagacaaaaaaattgtaaacaaactatttttctgaattaatttttgaaaggaTTAAATATATGGTGATATACAGAGCTAATTAAGAGAAGTTGTTACTCAGATTAAATCATTTTACAACCGACCACAATATTTTGTTTGTCTGGGGACTAATGCTCCTTTTATGGAGTGGACAAGATAGCTACAAGCTGAATAATGATTAGAGGTGATCTGTGCTCTGCTGCATCATGGGATGATTATAATAATTAACTACTTTTAGCTTGTGTTACTAATTTTAGCATCTACTACTGGCTGAGATTcaagtattttttatatatttagtgtttttaattaaatcagAATTGGATATTTTCCCTGTATGTCCTAATTAGGAAGTTTGTaatattgtttgtttgtgtgtttgtttttctatttatgtgtcTGTTTGCTTGTTCTTTATAAGCAGTCAAGAATGATAGATTCCATTTTCTTTATTTAGTCATGGTAAGAACCAGGTTTTTTCTTGTCGTGGTATAGCTATTGTTGTTGATTGGTTTCAAAAGAAGGGCCATGCTGTTACCGTGTTTGTACCCAACTGGAGAAAAGAGGCTTCCAAACCCGACACGCCCATTATTGATCAAGAAATATTGACGCGACTAAGTGATGACGGTGTTGTTAGTTTCACACCTTCGAGGAGATTAGAAGGAAGACTCATTCAATGTTATGACGATCGGTTTATCGTGCGGTTAGCTGTCGAAACAGACGGCATCATTGTCTCAAATGATCATTTTCGTGATATACAAAGAGATATTCCCGAATACAAAGATTTTATTAACAGACGTTTGCTCATGTATACATTTGCCGGCGACATATTCATGCCGCCTGACGACCCTTTAGGTAGACACGGCCCTACTTTAAAAGACTTTTTACGTAAAAATGTCGAACGACGTGGTACACAGTATTGTCCCTATGGGAGAAAATGCACTTTTGGTCCTAAATGTAAATTTTACCATCCGGAGAGAAGACATTCGGGATCTTATGTTAAAAAACCTCTTCCTCCACCACCACAGTCATCTGGATCAAGACCTCGCTCTGATCCTGGTCAGAACTTGAATCCAAATGTGGATGGCAAACAAAGACCAATAAGTTTACCAAATTTGGAACAACTCTATATTTCTCCTCCTCATTCATTGCATAGATACATTTATATTCAAAATCCTAATCAGGCTTACCAAAGGCCTGTTAGTGGGCCCCCTTTCCCTGAAAGTAATAATAATCAGTACCCTAGTTATCCAAGTTGTAGTGATAATAACTTATCTCGGAATTCTGCGGATATGATGCAACAACAgcagcaacagcaacaacaaagtCGAAAATTCAGTGGCGATTACTCTCATTTCAATCACACGAACGTCCCCGGACAATATATAGTGTTATCTCACCGACCTCACTCAGGAGAGTATATCACACATATGCCGCCCAACGTGGACACTGTAGGCAGACCTCTGTCGTCAGATTTTAGTAGTCGCCCTTCGTCGGGCGAATATAGCTATAGTAGCGGAAGTCGACCAGCGTCTGGTGAATATGGCAACAACAGTCGACCGTCGTCCGGAGACTATGGCTCTGTACCGTGGGGATATCAAAGACAAATACCGTACAACTCTCACGGAAATTTCTACCCAAGGAAGAACTATTTTAAAACGCGTGGCGCTCAAATGTTACCAGACACAAAGGAAGAGCCACGTCAACTTCAAAGTTCACTTAAAATCGATATTGTTGAAAAGTTACGGGAGTTATATCCTGATCAATACGACAAAATTTTGTTTGTGCTTCGAACGTATCCGGACATCCGTTGTGTAGAAGATGCAATACCCTTTATGAATGAAGCTATCAAGGCTTAAAtgttctattgttctttgcttgTACGTCTAACTTGCCCTGTATTGTTctgtaaaattgtttttgatCATCGTGATTTTttaggtaaataaataaattttaaacgtAATATACAATTattgttattaataaaattaatcATCGGTTTTTTTAGTGTAGCAATTTCATACTTTTCTAATCGTATGACAATTTCCCTTCACTTCATGACAAGTATAAATCTTCTGCGAAGGACTCTTGCCTCTGTTCATCCTATCACTTTTAAAAGGTTTTACAAAAAGGGGAATTGTTGTTCGAGTTATATGTTAGTACTATTGTTCTGTGGGATTTGAGTCTGTGTAATCATGAGGGTTGAATGCAAACACCGCGACATCCCGTGACTTCGTCAAGTTTACATCCTTTTTCGTTGTTGAGAGATTCGAGGAGAGATATTTATTTTGCCTTTTTGTATTCAGTCTCACTCGACATAACGTATTTATTTACGaaacctttttttatatttttaagaaaaaaggaattttatattttaacatGACTGACATTTTTGTACACCTAATATTTTTCTAAACAAGGCAAAACTTGAAGGTGTTGAAAAGTTTCTCACTTTTCATTATTTTCCGACGCTTTTCATATAAGATAAAATTTAAGCAAGCAGCCTAACCGCAGATATTTGACAACTTCTCATGGTATATAACACGAGACGACAAGTCAAAAGTTATTAGTGATCAAAGTTGTCATGTTGTGGTTAGACATAGTTAAAATGTCTCATTAATATTTACCCCCCATGTTCAACCATCCACCCACATAATAACTTGCAATAACAAGAACTTCTcttccccagagctctttgcgATAAATCATCTCAAAAAAGCTCTGGGGAAAAGGATGGCTACAATGCAATGCGGTTATCGGTTGCCGGCCAAGACTTGTATTGCTTATACACATTTTAGTAAAATATATCATTTGCTACtagtttatttttaatgtaaaGATTTCTTCCATTTTATAAGTGGCTAATAAGTGATTATAAGATGATCGTAAACTTGGGATCACGTCCAGAGGACATGAATGCTTcgcctttaaattatttttgccacCTAAATTTCTCGATGACTTTGCGTTTCAGAGTGTTTGCTGAGAGCAATGTCCTCTGGAAATGTTCTCTTTAATGTGttgagaaaaattaaattaacaaaaCTCTTCATAAGAGGAACGGTAAGACCTGCTTTCAAGGTTGTCAGGGAGAAAAATTTCGCCATTTTTACTTGAAGCAAACAACATTGAAGGAAAACAAAACTGCTTCAGAAAATTTGCGGAATTTTATCTTCCCTGTCTGTAGACAGAAGCTAATGTAACTTGAAGTAATATTGTCATGCTTCAAAGAACTTATTAGCTTCTTGTAATATTTATATCCTTATCTTTGGAATGTACTTTTCCCAGTTTATAAGCATTTGTAACCAGAAACTAGAACTTTGTTAGCTTTCGTTTTAGACATTGCACATTCCAATAATTCAAATTGTTCATTTTCACGTTTTTAGGCTCACCTCGATCTATGCCTTTAAATAGCGTTTCTCTTATCAAATTATAACAATTCCTTGATTTTTTAAGACCGCGCGTGTTTATCTTGAGGCTGTATCAAAATGCAATGGTCTTATATATAGATTCTTTTCTCCGTGGTCACACACAAAATCACCGTTTTTTCTTTACGATCAGAAActtcatatttttatattaacgTATTTTctagaaagttttattttttatttcaatgttttttttataaattgctacctattttttataacaaactaAAGCTGAAAGCTTCAAGTTTGTCAAATAGatgtaaaaaattgtaaaaaagattttgttaacAAATCCAGTCAAAATATATATTCGCTACTGGATACCAATGACAAGTActtttataaaatgtaaaacgaaaaattaaaattttgtagtCATGTTTTCTCATCAGCCCTCAGCATCTGGATAAACAAAAAAGGGTTGTAAAGGCTAGGGTAAAAAGAAGGCAGTTATGTTGATTTCGTTGACATTTTTTATAGCAAATtatcaaaatatatttctacATAACGGGCATGTTGATTTTCCACTTGTGTTGAACCATTtgtactaaaataaaaataaaacattatatTATAAATGTTTTTCAAACCCCAAATTCCATGAATTACTACCAAAAATTTGtgccttttttagattttattaagaaaaatattatattttctaTGCTTTGAACATTAAGAAGGTAGTGTTGCCGTTGTCATTCGTCATCCCGTCACTTTTGACCGATAAAATGTTTGTCAGATAACGTCGGCAAACAACAAAACCGTATGTATTAATGAGTTTATATACACAAAACATGAACAATAAGACCCTGTGACATGAACGAAAAAAGGCTTTCTTTGCTGGCGCCGATAATATTACAAAGCCAACTGTGCTACGTCACATGTAAACGATTTCCGAGCAAtagacaaacaaacaataaaaatgatTGATGTTAAAGAACTCCTCTTAATAAAAGAGTTGACAAACTTTTCAGATTATTAATActataacatatttttaattccTATATATTTATTGTATTGTACACAAGACTTTGAAGCTAGGTACAAACACGCAAATCATCACACGGATAATCAACCGATACAGCGAGATAGCGTCATGTCTACTACGTATCACATTCCCGTGTGAAAGACAACATGATGCATAACCACTTAAGGCTGTTTTCCACATATCTGAATCGGACCGTGATTGGGTCGGATTTTAATCCAAATTTTTTAGATTAGAAACTATATACTAAATAGAATTAGGTgatgataaatgagcaaatgtTTGTCTTTCAATAAAAACGACGAATTACAAATATTAACTTGATAAAAGCATAAAAAGGCTATATGACTTTGAAACTGTTGAtaaagattttgaaaaaaaaaattgatctgAGTTTCTCATTCACAAACGCGTGAACGACACTGTCAAACAAATGCGTTGTTATAACAAGCTCTCATTGTGACACGACGTCATACTATTACGGCAAATTTACACCATAGTGCCAACGGCACATATGTTACGACAAAACGGTCGCAATATAACGACGTTGCACTATAAAGATAAAAATGACAACCGCGGTGTCACATTATAACGACGACGTTAAGCAATAATAAATCTTATGTTTATGGCTTAAATGTACAGCAGAAGACGCGAAAGTAAAGTCTATCATCATTAAAAACACTTAACAATAAATAATTAGGCAAACAAAGAAAATTGATacgcaaataaataaatacaccaATGAATAAA
This window contains:
- the LOC130645535 gene encoding uncharacterized protein LOC130645535, which gives rise to MAQSKKFVLDVYVQEDRVDRVKHYAEHVQKLFDVELRFTSNAGKQYMPGAGQWIDVEGQRGNVIKAREYVKGLSNPEEVIRLRFPPPVYELLCGKDEEKYYDLEKETAVNIVFYSLEEVEISGSISGVTKASSVVEEIIKTFIEENSLTLEYDDGVDCAASIEADSGIYVKCSHGVDCVHDHHSEFSNYRYSNLTVDEDILENSIGFSSESINDKDPKCDSCSQRDSQELLDNELMEYAKKLGYSEGQVKSAMKKLGPDTVDQNDLLHELIKASNSIRDGKLCGENVKTDLSSLYESMTSEAGPDNSFLRHVVVDGSNVAMSHGKNQVFSCRGIAIVVDWFQKKGHAVTVFVPNWRKEASKPDTPIIDQEILTRLSDDGVVSFTPSRRLEGRLIQCYDDRFIVRLAVETDGIIVSNDHFRDIQRDIPEYKDFINRRLLMYTFAGDIFMPPDDPLGRHGPTLKDFLRKNVERRGTQYCPYGRKCTFGPKCKFYHPERRHSGSYVKKPLPPPPQSSGSRPRSDPGQNLNPNVDGKQRPISLPNLEQLYISPPHSLHRYIYIQNPNQAYQRPVSGPPFPESNNNQYPSYPSCSDNNLSRNSADMMQQQQQQQQQSRKFSGDYSHFNHTNVPGQYIVLSHRPHSGEYITHMPPNVDTVGRPLSSDFSSRPSSGEYSYSSGSRPASGEYGNNSRPSSGDYGSVPWGYQRQIPYNSHGNFYPRKNYFKTRGAQMLPDTKEEPRQLQSSLKIDIVEKLRELYPDQYDKILFVLRTYPDIRCVEDAIPFMNEAIKA